The following are encoded in a window of Pseudomonas multiresinivorans genomic DNA:
- a CDS encoding GNAT family N-acetyltransferase has translation MRIVQATLDHLDLLAPLFVKYREFYGMLPYPESSRKFLEKRLRRKESVIYLALPDDDDNKLLGFCQLYPSYSSLSLKRVWILNDIYVAEEARRQLVADHLLQTARQMARDTQAVRMRVSTSVNNEVAQKVYESIGFREDSEFKNYILPISDDLN, from the coding sequence ATGCGCATCGTGCAAGCCACGCTCGACCACCTCGATCTGCTCGCTCCGTTGTTCGTCAAATACCGCGAGTTCTACGGCATGCTCCCCTACCCCGAGTCCTCGCGGAAATTCCTCGAGAAGCGCCTGCGCCGCAAGGAATCGGTGATCTACCTGGCCCTGCCGGACGACGACGACAACAAGCTGCTGGGCTTCTGCCAGCTCTACCCGAGCTACTCCTCGCTCTCGCTCAAGCGCGTGTGGATCCTCAACGACATCTACGTCGCCGAAGAGGCACGCCGCCAGTTGGTGGCCGACCACCTGCTGCAGACCGCCCGGCAGATGGCCCGCGACACCCAGGCCGTGCGCATGCGCGTATCCACCAGCGTCAACAACGAAGTGGCGCAGAAGGTCTACGAGTCCATCGGTTTCCGCGAGGACAGCGAGTTCAAGAACTACATCCTGCCGATCAGCGACGACCTCAACTGA
- a CDS encoding DedA family protein, whose amino-acid sequence MEFNPIDLILHLDSYLSLAVANYGTWIYAILFLVIFCETGLVVTPFLPGDSLLFIAGAICAAGGMDPWLLGGLLLLAAISGDSTNYVIGRTLGKRLFSNPNSKVFRRDYLDQTHAFYERHGGKTVTLARFLPIVRTFAPFVAGMAYMPYARFLFFSVAGSIAWVGGLVTLGYFFGNVPFIKQNLSVMIIAIIAFSLVPMLIGFIRHKMRPSAKAQPGEH is encoded by the coding sequence ATGGAATTCAACCCGATCGACCTGATTCTCCACCTCGACAGCTACCTGTCGCTGGCGGTAGCCAACTATGGCACCTGGATCTACGCCATCCTCTTCCTGGTGATCTTCTGCGAGACCGGCCTGGTGGTGACGCCCTTCCTGCCAGGCGACTCGCTGCTCTTCATCGCCGGTGCCATCTGCGCCGCCGGCGGCATGGACCCCTGGCTGCTCGGCGGCCTGCTGCTGCTCGCGGCGATCAGCGGCGACAGCACCAACTACGTGATCGGCCGAACCCTGGGCAAGCGCCTGTTCAGCAACCCGAACTCGAAGGTCTTCCGCCGCGACTACCTGGACCAGACACACGCCTTCTACGAGCGCCACGGCGGCAAGACCGTGACCCTGGCGCGCTTCCTGCCCATCGTGCGTACCTTCGCGCCCTTCGTCGCCGGCATGGCCTACATGCCCTACGCGCGCTTCCTGTTCTTCAGCGTGGCCGGCAGCATCGCCTGGGTCGGCGGCCTGGTGACCCTGGGCTACTTCTTCGGCAACGTGCCCTTCATCAAGCAGAACCTCTCGGTGATGATCATCGCCATCATCGCCTTCTCCCTGGTACCCATGCTGATCGGCTTCATCCGCCACAAGATGCGCCCATCGGCCAAGGCCCAGCCAGGCGAGCACTGA
- a CDS encoding type IV pilin protein, whose translation MSARMLASRARGFTLIELMVVVCILALLAGIAIPSYRQYVLRANRSEAQTLLRDAAAQQERYLAQYSKYTDAATRLAFGYPLVDGKRLSPHQLYELQAEFIGGNTRSYRLTALRRGAQAGDSECGDFTLDHQGQRGTSAGSVDSCWR comes from the coding sequence ATGTCCGCACGCATGCTCGCAAGCCGCGCGCGAGGCTTCACGCTGATCGAGCTGATGGTGGTGGTCTGCATCCTCGCGCTGCTGGCCGGCATCGCCATCCCCAGCTATCGCCAGTACGTGCTGCGCGCCAATCGCAGCGAGGCCCAGACACTGCTGCGCGACGCCGCCGCGCAGCAGGAGCGCTACCTGGCGCAATACAGCAAGTACACCGATGCCGCGACCCGCCTGGCCTTCGGTTACCCGCTGGTCGATGGCAAACGCCTGTCGCCGCACCAGCTTTATGAACTGCAGGCCGAGTTCATCGGCGGCAACACCCGCAGCTACCGCCTGACCGCCCTGCGCCGGGGCGCCCAGGCCGGCGACAGCGAATGCGGCGACTTCACCCTCGACCACCAGGGCCAGCGCGGCACCAGCGCCGGCAGCGTGGATAGCTGCTGGCGCTGA
- a CDS encoding substrate-binding periplasmic protein encodes MRISLLVLRTACLCLGLSGAIAQAQTLRVATLEWAPYVGSDLPGNGLASRILNEALALNGDKAELVFLPWQRALNETREGRFDALMPAYLSPDRSQDFYTSMPLLDSQLGFFRRRDRALPINPRDLDTLRPYRIGVVRGYVNQESFDSADFLNKDVVSSDWQNLEKLLRGRIDLAVVDRYTGYQLLSQNAPALREQLEFVDPPLEVKPLYVLVPKKRAEGEALAASLDRGLRTLRRSGRLQQLIAEARLETAMNTREVAAHPLAEQLPAAGEQHGAALAPRAAPALLSWQASLL; translated from the coding sequence ATGCGTATTTCCCTGCTCGTTCTGCGTACCGCCTGCCTCTGCCTGGGCCTTTCGGGCGCCATCGCCCAGGCCCAGACGTTGCGTGTCGCCACCCTGGAATGGGCGCCCTACGTCGGTAGCGACCTGCCGGGCAACGGGCTGGCCAGCCGCATCCTCAACGAAGCCCTGGCGCTCAACGGCGACAAGGCCGAACTGGTATTCCTGCCCTGGCAGCGGGCGCTCAACGAAACCCGCGAGGGCCGCTTCGACGCGCTGATGCCGGCGTACCTGTCGCCCGACCGCAGCCAGGATTTCTACACCTCGATGCCGTTGCTGGACTCCCAGCTCGGCTTCTTCCGCCGTCGCGACCGCGCCCTGCCGATCAACCCCCGCGACCTCGACACCCTGCGCCCCTACCGCATCGGCGTGGTGCGCGGCTACGTCAACCAGGAGAGCTTCGACAGCGCCGACTTCCTCAACAAGGACGTGGTCAGCAGCGACTGGCAGAACCTGGAAAAACTCCTGCGCGGGCGCATCGACCTGGCCGTGGTGGACCGCTACACCGGCTACCAGTTGCTCAGCCAGAACGCCCCGGCGCTGCGCGAGCAGCTGGAGTTCGTCGACCCGCCGCTGGAGGTCAAGCCGCTCTACGTGCTGGTGCCGAAGAAGCGCGCTGAAGGCGAAGCCCTGGCCGCCAGCCTCGACCGCGGCCTGCGCACCCTGCGCCGCAGCGGGCGCCTGCAGCAGCTGATCGCCGAGGCACGCCTGGAAACCGCGATGAACACCCGTGAGGTCGCCGCACACCCGCTGGCCGAACAATTGCCAGCCGCCGGCGAGCAGCACGGAGCGGCATTGGCACCCAGGGCGGCGCCCGCCCTGTTGAGCTGGCAGGCGAGCCTGCTCTGA